TGGATATATTATTTAAAAGTTGTCAGTACTTCTGATCTATACCCAAAAAGATAATTTAAATTATTAAACATCCGGCTGAACATGGCAAACTATTTATTCACACAGATAAGAATTTAGTAGTGATAAACTCAAAGGGGATCTGGAGGTAAAAGTAATGACGAAGTATGTGATAATTTCAAAACTTACAGATGAAGGGGCAAGAACTCTCAAGAAAAATCCACATAGAATAAAAGAAGTAAACGACGAACTCAAAGAGATGGGAGTAGAGGTTCTGGAACAATTCTTTATACTTGGAAAGTACGATTTCATCAATATCGTTAAAGCAAAGGATGAAATAGCAATTTCCAGAGCAGTGGTTGAACTGGCAGCCAGGGGAAGTATAAGAACCCAGACATACACTGCAATACCCATAGATGAATTCATAGAATCCATGGACTGAATAGATTCGGTGGTCCAGCAGTTGATCAGTATATTTTGATCAATATATCTTACCAATATATTCAGAGAGGAATAAAAATGACTGGCTTTAAAAAGATAGCAATTGCCACTGATGGTTCAATCAATTCAAGAGATGCAGTAGATGCAGGAATAGAACTGGCAGGTGTTACAAACGCAACAGTAGATGCAATTTATGTTATTCACTCTCCTCTGACAAAAAGCAACAGTTCTTCCCTGTCAGAAGAAGGTAAAAAGGCAACCTATTATGTCAAAAAGGAGGGAGAAGAGAAGGGAGTGGATGTAAAACCTGTGATACTTGAAGGAAATCCGGCAGAAAAGATTATAGAGTATGCAGAAAAAAACGATGCAGACCTTGTGGTAATGGGTACCAAAGGACATTCCGGAGTAAAAAGATTCCTGCTTGGAAGTGTAGCAGAGAACGTTGTCAGACACTCAAAGGTACCTGTCATGATCGTACAGTCAAAATTCACACAGCCTGTCGAGGGAAAAAGGGCCGGAAAGCTTTCCAATGAGGAAATGAGAGAACAGAAATTAAGGGAAAAAAGGGAACATGTAAAATACCCTGACTGAGGAGATGTATAATGAAGAGCAGAGTCTACCAGAAGATCATGATAGCCACAGACGGATCTCAGAACAGCATGAAAGCCGTTGCTTCTGGAATTGAGATCGCCAAACTCAGCGGTGCAAAGGTATATGCAGTATATGTAGTTGATACCAGCTACAAAAAATATCTTGCAGATTTTAAAGATAAGGAAAAGGTGCATGAATACCTGGTAAACCAGGGGAAGGATGCTATTTCGCATGTGGAGAAAGCAGGAGAAATGAAAGACGTTCAGGTAGAACCTGTTATAGTTGAAGGAAATCCTGCTGTTGAAATTGTCAACTATGCAGAAAAAAATGATATGGATATGATAGTGATGGGAACCATGGGAGTAACCGCCTCCAGGAAATTATCCATTGGAAGTGTTGCGGAAAATGTGGTTAGGACCTCAAAGGTACAGGTTCTTGTTGTCCAGCGCTACACTCCAACCAGTCAGAATAATGAATGATTCCACATACATTTCCCACATATCTCAACATTTTACATATTTTTTGCTGCTATTTTGAACCGTTTTTATAAATATCAGTGCATCCACTCACCGAAAGACTAAATAGTAATTATGCATTAAGGAATTCTACACAATTAAACATTGCAATTATCGCTGT
Above is a genomic segment from Methanosalsum zhilinae DSM 4017 containing:
- a CDS encoding universal stress protein, whose amino-acid sequence is MKSRVYQKIMIATDGSQNSMKAVASGIEIAKLSGAKVYAVYVVDTSYKKYLADFKDKEKVHEYLVNQGKDAISHVEKAGEMKDVQVEPVIVEGNPAVEIVNYAEKNDMDMIVMGTMGVTASRKLSIGSVAENVVRTSKVQVLVVQRYTPTSQNNE
- a CDS encoding universal stress protein, whose translation is MTGFKKIAIATDGSINSRDAVDAGIELAGVTNATVDAIYVIHSPLTKSNSSSLSEEGKKATYYVKKEGEEKGVDVKPVILEGNPAEKIIEYAEKNDADLVVMGTKGHSGVKRFLLGSVAENVVRHSKVPVMIVQSKFTQPVEGKRAGKLSNEEMREQKLREKREHVKYPD
- a CDS encoding GYD domain-containing protein, with product MTKYVIISKLTDEGARTLKKNPHRIKEVNDELKEMGVEVLEQFFILGKYDFINIVKAKDEIAISRAVVELAARGSIRTQTYTAIPIDEFIESMD